Proteins encoded within one genomic window of Thermus oshimai DSM 12092:
- the hslO gene encoding Hsp33 family molecular chaperone HslO, which translates to MGRILRALAGEGNLRVVAADTGDVVEEARLRHGLSPTATAALGRAMTGALLLAQLLLKTPKERLTLRLEGDGPLGGVVVEADPMGGVRGYVKNPKAEVPLREDGKLNVGAAVGRGFLRVDRALPNGEIYTSTVPLVSGEIAEDLAHYLWQSEQIPSALLLGVRVKGEGEVEAAGGIAVQVLPGASEEVLGRLEANLKDFGPLTERLRKEGLEGALAALFQGLGLERTDLRALGYAENEIPARFRCRCNREKALEALVFFTPEEREDMIVKDGGAEVICHWCGAAYRFSPEEIRSLVAEVRCPDCGALWLYPKADGTLFRIEGDTCRCGRRVELPGERRAEA; encoded by the coding sequence ATGGGACGGATCCTTCGGGCCCTGGCGGGGGAGGGGAACCTCCGGGTGGTGGCCGCGGACACGGGGGACGTGGTGGAGGAGGCCCGCCTCCGCCACGGCCTTTCCCCCACGGCCACCGCCGCCTTGGGCCGGGCCATGACCGGGGCGCTCCTCCTGGCCCAGCTCCTTCTCAAGACCCCCAAGGAGCGCCTCACCCTGCGCCTCGAGGGAGATGGCCCCTTAGGGGGCGTGGTGGTCGAGGCGGACCCCATGGGGGGGGTGAGGGGGTATGTGAAGAACCCCAAGGCGGAGGTCCCCTTGCGGGAGGACGGCAAGCTCAACGTGGGGGCCGCGGTGGGGCGGGGCTTTTTAAGGGTGGACCGGGCCCTGCCCAACGGGGAGATCTACACCAGCACCGTGCCCCTGGTCTCGGGGGAGATCGCCGAGGACCTGGCCCACTACCTCTGGCAGTCGGAGCAGATCCCCTCCGCCCTCCTCCTGGGGGTGCGGGTGAAGGGGGAAGGGGAGGTGGAGGCCGCGGGGGGCATCGCCGTCCAGGTCCTCCCCGGGGCCTCGGAGGAGGTCCTGGGCCGCCTCGAGGCCAACCTAAAGGACTTCGGCCCCCTCACGGAGCGCCTCCGCAAGGAGGGCCTGGAGGGGGCGTTGGCGGCCCTTTTCCAGGGCCTGGGCCTGGAGCGCACGGACCTCCGCGCCCTGGGCTATGCGGAAAACGAGATCCCCGCCCGCTTCCGCTGCCGCTGCAACCGGGAGAAGGCCCTGGAGGCCCTGGTCTTCTTCACCCCCGAGGAGCGGGAGGACATGATCGTAAAAGACGGCGGGGCGGAGGTGATCTGCCACTGGTGCGGGGCGGCCTACCGCTTCAGCCCCGAGGAGATCCGCTCCCTGGTGGCCGAGGTGCGCTGCCCGGACTGCGGGGCCCTGTGGCTCTACCCCAAGGCGGACGGCACCCTGTTCCGCATAGAGGGGGACACCTGCCGGTGCGGCCGGAGGGTGGAGCTGCCCGGGGAGAGGCGGGCGGAGGCGTAG
- a CDS encoding universal stress protein gives MFKTILLAYDGSEHAKRAAQVAKAEGEAHGARLLVVHVYEPVPDYLGEPFFEEALKRRLERAEAVLKEGLALVGLPPENGLLLEGEPAGAILEAAHGEKADLIVMGTRGLGALGGLFLGSQSQKVVAQAPCPVLLVR, from the coding sequence ATGTTCAAGACCATCCTCCTGGCCTACGACGGCTCGGAGCACGCCAAGCGGGCGGCCCAGGTGGCCAAGGCGGAAGGGGAGGCCCATGGGGCCCGGCTCCTTGTGGTGCACGTCTACGAGCCCGTGCCCGACTACCTGGGGGAGCCCTTCTTTGAGGAGGCCCTGAAGCGGCGCCTGGAGCGGGCGGAGGCGGTGCTAAAGGAGGGGCTTGCCCTGGTGGGCCTTCCCCCGGAGAACGGCCTTCTTCTAGAAGGGGAGCCCGCGGGGGCCATCCTGGAGGCGGCGCACGGGGAGAAGGCCGACCTCATCGTCATGGGCACCCGGGGCCTTGGGGCTTTGGGGGGGCTTTTCCTGGGGAGCCAGAGCCAGAAGGTGGTGGCCCAGGCCCCCTGCCCGGTGCTCCTAGTGCGCTAG
- a CDS encoding SDR family oxidoreductase produces MERTVLVTGAGSGIGLATATLLKARGFTVYAGARKPEDLKRLEALGLIPLPLDVTRPEDLAQAQEAIPEALFGLVANAGLAPAGPLELVPPEVVEEGLRVNVLGALRTVQAFLPHLRRGRGRIVLMGSVSGLLALPLMGPYAASKFALEALADALRVELAPFGVKVVLVEPGSVATPIWGRSLRWAEGYLLPPPPGTEGVYGAYLEAARRMAERNAKRGLPPERVAEAVLKALTHPRPRARYLVAHPARAREVRLLRLLPEALRDALILRVLRRLAH; encoded by the coding sequence ATGGAGAGGACCGTTCTGGTCACGGGGGCGGGCAGCGGCATCGGCCTGGCCACGGCCACCCTCCTGAAGGCGCGGGGGTTTACCGTCTACGCGGGGGCCAGGAAGCCGGAGGACCTCAAGAGGCTAGAGGCCCTGGGCCTCATCCCCCTCCCCCTGGACGTCACCCGCCCCGAGGACCTAGCGCAAGCCCAGGAAGCCATTCCCGAAGCGCTTTTCGGCCTGGTGGCGAACGCCGGCCTTGCCCCGGCAGGCCCCCTCGAGCTCGTGCCCCCCGAGGTGGTGGAGGAGGGCCTCAGGGTGAACGTCCTCGGGGCCCTGCGCACGGTGCAGGCCTTCCTGCCCCACCTGAGGCGGGGAAGGGGGCGGATCGTCCTCATGGGCTCCGTCTCGGGCCTTTTGGCCCTTCCCCTCATGGGGCCCTACGCGGCGAGCAAGTTCGCCCTCGAGGCCCTGGCGGACGCCCTACGGGTGGAGCTTGCCCCCTTCGGGGTCAAGGTGGTCCTGGTAGAGCCGGGCTCCGTGGCCACCCCCATCTGGGGGCGGAGCCTCCGCTGGGCCGAGGGCTACCTCCTCCCCCCGCCCCCGGGGACGGAAGGGGTCTACGGGGCCTATCTGGAAGCCGCCCGGAGGATGGCGGAGCGAAACGCCAAAAGGGGTCTTCCCCCAGAACGGGTGGCCGAGGCGGTCCTAAAGGCCCTCACCCACCCCCGCCCCAGGGCCCGCTACCTGGTGGCCCACCCGGCCCGGGCGCGGGAGGTCCGCCTCTTAAGGCTCCTCCCCGAAGCCCTCCGGGATGCCCTCATCCTGAGGGTGCTCCGGCGGCTAGCGCACTAG
- a CDS encoding aminotransferase class I/II-fold pyridoxal phosphate-dependent enzyme, protein MRYETLAVLAGLPEDPHGAVGLPIYAVAAYGFPTLEEGAERFATGEGYVYARQKDPTAKALEVRLKALEGALEAVAVASGQAATFSALLALLRPGDEVVAAKGLFGQTIGLLDQVLSPLMGVRVRYVDPEPEAVREALSERTRVLFVETVANPALLVPDLEALAELAEERGVALVVDNTFGAAGALSQPLKWGAHAVVQSLTKWASGHGSVLGGAVLARETGLWARFPQFLEPDLKGRVPWEALGPRCFPERVRQLGLSLGGMSLSPFNAYLLFQGLETVALRVGRMSQSALRLAEALRAHPKVKALRYPGLPEDPAHARARKYLTAFGPVLTLDLGSLEGASRFLKAIRLLKAPNLGDARTLLVHPWTTTHSRLKEEARLEAGVTPGLVRVSVGLEDPEDLLALFQEALESV, encoded by the coding sequence ATGAGGTACGAGACCCTGGCGGTGCTGGCGGGGCTCCCTGAGGATCCCCACGGGGCGGTGGGGCTTCCCATCTACGCCGTGGCCGCTTACGGGTTCCCCACCCTGGAGGAGGGGGCGGAGCGCTTCGCCACGGGGGAAGGCTACGTCTACGCCCGGCAGAAGGACCCCACAGCAAAGGCCTTGGAGGTGCGGCTTAAGGCCCTGGAGGGGGCCTTGGAGGCGGTGGCCGTGGCCTCGGGCCAGGCGGCCACCTTTTCCGCCCTCCTCGCCCTCCTCCGCCCGGGGGACGAGGTGGTGGCCGCCAAGGGGCTTTTCGGCCAGACCATCGGGCTTTTGGACCAGGTCCTAAGTCCCCTCATGGGGGTCAGGGTGCGCTACGTGGACCCCGAGCCTGAGGCCGTGCGGGAGGCCCTTTCGGAGAGGACGCGGGTCCTTTTCGTGGAGACCGTGGCCAACCCGGCCCTCCTGGTCCCCGACCTCGAGGCCCTGGCGGAGCTGGCGGAGGAAAGGGGTGTGGCCCTGGTGGTGGACAACACCTTCGGGGCCGCGGGGGCGCTATCCCAGCCCCTCAAGTGGGGGGCCCACGCGGTGGTCCAGAGCCTCACCAAGTGGGCCTCGGGGCACGGCTCCGTGCTGGGCGGGGCGGTCTTGGCCCGGGAAACCGGCCTCTGGGCCCGCTTCCCCCAGTTCCTGGAGCCCGACCTAAAGGGAAGGGTCCCCTGGGAGGCCCTAGGCCCCCGGTGTTTCCCCGAAAGGGTGCGCCAGCTCGGGCTTTCCCTGGGGGGGATGAGCCTAAGCCCCTTCAACGCCTACCTCCTCTTCCAGGGCCTGGAGACCGTGGCCCTAAGGGTGGGGCGGATGAGCCAAAGCGCCCTGCGCCTGGCGGAGGCCCTTAGGGCCCACCCCAAGGTGAAGGCCCTCCGCTACCCCGGCCTCCCCGAGGACCCCGCCCACGCCCGGGCCCGGAAGTACCTCACCGCCTTCGGCCCCGTCCTCACCCTGGACCTGGGGAGCCTGGAAGGGGCGAGCCGGTTCCTGAAGGCCATCCGCCTCCTCAAGGCCCCCAACCTGGGGGACGCCCGCACCCTCCTCGTCCACCCCTGGACCACCACCCATAGCCGCCTCAAGGAGGAGGCCCGCCTCGAGGCCGGCGTGACCCCGGGGCTCGTCCGGGTCTCCGTGGGTCTGGAGGACCCGGAAGACCTCCTCGCGCTCTTCCAGGAGGCCCTGGAAAGCGTCTAG
- a CDS encoding HepT-like ribonuclease domain-containing protein produces the protein MVFLQGIAFHDFVENPLLRAAVERKLEIVGEALSQAIKHFPEIQPLFPEAPQVMAMRNRLIHAYARVDPAVVFGVVHRHLPELVAKAEELLNR, from the coding sequence ATGGTGTTTCTCCAGGGCATCGCCTTTCATGACTTTGTGGAAAATCCCCTCCTCCGAGCGGCGGTGGAGCGCAAGCTAGAGATCGTGGGGGAAGCCCTGTCCCAAGCCATCAAGCACTTTCCCGAAATCCAGCCCCTCTTCCCCGAAGCCCCCCAGGTCATGGCCATGCGGAATCGCCTTATCCATGCCTACGCCCGCGTAGACCCCGCGGTGGTCTTTGGGGTGGTGCACCGCCACCTTCCCGAGCTGGTGGCGAAGGCCGAGGAGCTTCTAAACCGCTAG
- a CDS encoding nucleotidyltransferase family protein, producing MQELLKRHRVKRLCLVGSHARGEAQEASDLDLLVEFLPMPPEEHASHYLDLMLELQELLGLPVDLLETQSLQNPFVRARIEEHLQEIYAA from the coding sequence GTGCAAGAACTGCTAAAGCGCCACAGGGTCAAAAGGCTCTGCTTGGTGGGTTCCCACGCCCGGGGAGAAGCCCAGGAGGCCAGCGACCTGGACCTCCTGGTGGAGTTCCTACCCATGCCCCCCGAGGAGCATGCCAGCCACTATCTGGACCTAATGTTGGAACTCCAGGAGCTCTTGGGCCTTCCTGTGGATCTCTTGGAAACGCAGAGCTTACAAAACCCCTTCGTGCGTGCCCGCATAGAGGAACACCTTCAAGAAATCTATGCCGCTTAG
- a CDS encoding aminopeptidase, translating into MRTFEENLERLAELGIRVGLNLQPHQEVIATAPLEAVDFVRLLAKKAYEAGASLFTVLYSDNVLARERLSRVAPEDLDRAPAWLYEGMGRAFREGAARLAVSGNDPKALAGLDPERIGRAQKAQAQAYEPALKAITEFATNWSIVPFAHPGWARAVFPELPEKEAVERLWWAIFQATRVLEEDPVAAWREHNRRLHEKVAYLNARRFHALHFRGPGTDLTVGLAEGHLWQGGATEAQNGVVCNPNLPTEEVFTAPHRARVEGVVRASRPLALGGELVEGIWARFQDGVAVEVGAEKNAELLLKALETDEGARRLGEVALVPADNPIAKTGLVFFDTLFDENAASHLAFGQAYAENLEGHPTGEELLKRGANRSLIHIDWMIGSEEVDVDGLYEDGTRVPLMRKGVWVV; encoded by the coding sequence GTGCGCACCTTTGAGGAGAACCTAGAGCGGCTTGCGGAACTGGGCATCCGGGTGGGGCTTAACCTACAACCCCACCAGGAGGTCATCGCCACCGCCCCCCTCGAGGCGGTGGACTTCGTGCGCCTTCTGGCCAAGAAGGCCTACGAGGCGGGGGCAAGCCTCTTCACCGTGCTCTACAGCGACAACGTCCTGGCCCGGGAACGGCTTTCCCGGGTGGCCCCGGAGGACCTGGACCGGGCCCCAGCCTGGCTCTACGAGGGCATGGGCCGGGCCTTCCGCGAGGGGGCGGCCAGGCTTGCGGTCTCCGGGAACGACCCCAAGGCCCTTGCGGGCCTGGACCCCGAGCGGATCGGCCGGGCGCAGAAGGCCCAGGCCCAGGCCTACGAGCCCGCCCTCAAGGCCATCACCGAGTTCGCCACCAACTGGAGCATCGTCCCCTTCGCCCACCCGGGCTGGGCGCGGGCCGTGTTCCCGGAGCTTCCCGAGAAGGAGGCGGTGGAGAGGCTCTGGTGGGCCATCTTCCAGGCCACCCGCGTCCTGGAAGAGGACCCCGTGGCGGCCTGGCGGGAGCACAACCGCCGCCTCCACGAGAAGGTGGCCTACCTGAACGCGCGCCGCTTCCACGCCCTCCACTTCCGGGGCCCCGGCACCGACCTCACCGTGGGCCTGGCGGAGGGCCACCTCTGGCAGGGCGGGGCCACGGAGGCCCAGAACGGGGTGGTCTGCAACCCCAACCTGCCCACGGAGGAGGTCTTCACCGCCCCCCACCGGGCGCGGGTGGAAGGGGTGGTGCGCGCAAGCCGCCCCCTGGCCCTCGGGGGGGAGCTAGTGGAGGGCATCTGGGCCCGCTTCCAAGACGGGGTGGCGGTGGAGGTGGGGGCGGAGAAGAACGCGGAGCTCCTCCTCAAGGCCCTGGAGACGGACGAGGGGGCCAGGCGCCTGGGCGAGGTGGCCCTGGTCCCCGCGGACAACCCCATCGCCAAGACGGGCCTGGTCTTCTTTGACACCCTCTTTGACGAGAACGCCGCCAGCCACCTGGCCTTCGGCCAAGCCTACGCGGAGAACCTCGAGGGCCACCCCACGGGGGAGGAGCTTCTCAAGCGGGGGGCCAACCGGAGCCTCATCCACATCGACTGGATGATCGGCTCGGAGGAGGTGGACGTGGACGGGCTCTACGAGGACGGCACCCGCGTCCCCCTCATGCGCAAGGGGGTGTGGGTGGTCTAG
- the nifJ gene encoding pyruvate:ferredoxin (flavodoxin) oxidoreductase codes for MRPITVDGNEAVARVAYRLSEVIAIYPITPSSPMAELSDEWAAQGLPNLLGSVPRVVEMQSEGGAAGALHGALQEGVLATTFTASQGLLLMIPDMYKMAGQLLPGVIHVAARAVATHALSIFGDHQDLYAVRPTGFGILVSESVQAAQDLAAIAHVAALKASLPFLHAMDGFRTSHEVQKIQPLSDRELKALFPFEALKAFRERALTPEAPVLRGSAQNPDHFFQNREASNPFYLRAPKVVAEVMEAFGRVTGRPYQPYQYLGHPEAERVVVVMGSGSLAVEEALEYLLKRGERVGMVRVRLYRPFGLEAFLEALPKTARRIAVLDRGKEAGALGEPLFQDVAAALALGGRQALLVGGRYGLSSKEFTPAMALGVYEELARENPRHGFTVGIEDDVTGLSLPYPEVDFEDPGSVRAVFFALGSDGTVSANKNTIKIIGEETPLYAQGYFVYDSKKSGSRTVSHLRFGPRPLQKPYLIRKASFVGIHQWSFLERVPMLDVAEEGATLLLNAPYPKEEVWDRLPRPVQEAILEKGLKVYVINAYELARQVGLPGRINTIMQAAFFKLSGVLPEEEAKARIKRGIEKSYGKRGRSVLEKNFRAVDLGFERVEPLPIPGRVTSSQDLLPPMVGEAPPFVREVLGPIALGLGDKLPVSAFPPDGTFPTGTARYEKRGIAEYVPTWDEGVCVQCGKCVLVCPHSVIRAKVVPEEVLQGAPEGFRHRKAMWRELSGAYTLAISPDDCTGCSLCVEVCPAKDKTNPSRKALNMAPRLLVREEMNRHWDFFLSLPETPRAPLKLHTVKDVQLLPPLFEFPGACAGCGETPYLKLLSQLFGDRLIVANATGCSSIYGGNLPTTPWAKNAEGRGPAWANSLFEDNAEFGLGMRLALDKKAEYARRLLPEFREVLGAELVERLLAQVGPEGVEERRKDVALLRERLSSLQDPRAQDLLAVAEALIPHTVWIVGGDGWAYDIGYGGLDHVLASGANVKVLVLDTEVYSNTGGQASKATGLGAVAKFAAGGKKTPKKDLAFMAMSYGHVYVAQVAMGANDAHTVRAFLEAEAHPGPALIVAYSHCIAHGIDMAKGMEHQKMAERSGYWPLFRYLPGQGLFLDSKPPTLPLREYLYAENRYRLVLQTHPEAAEALLEEAERAVRARWERLERMAAKEVTA; via the coding sequence ATGCGCCCCATCACCGTGGACGGCAACGAGGCGGTGGCCCGGGTGGCCTACCGCCTTTCCGAGGTCATCGCCATCTACCCCATCACCCCCTCCAGCCCCATGGCGGAGCTCTCCGACGAATGGGCGGCCCAGGGCCTGCCCAACCTCTTGGGCAGCGTGCCCCGGGTGGTGGAGATGCAGTCCGAGGGCGGGGCGGCGGGGGCCTTGCACGGGGCCTTGCAGGAAGGGGTCCTGGCCACCACCTTCACCGCCAGCCAGGGCCTCCTCCTCATGATCCCCGACATGTACAAGATGGCCGGCCAGCTCCTCCCCGGGGTCATCCACGTGGCCGCCCGCGCCGTGGCCACCCACGCCCTTTCCATCTTCGGCGACCACCAGGACCTCTACGCCGTCCGCCCCACGGGGTTCGGGATCCTGGTCTCCGAGTCCGTGCAGGCGGCCCAGGACCTGGCGGCCATCGCCCACGTTGCCGCCCTGAAGGCCAGCCTCCCCTTCCTCCACGCCATGGACGGGTTCCGCACCTCCCACGAGGTGCAGAAGATCCAGCCCCTTTCCGACCGGGAGCTCAAAGCCCTCTTCCCCTTTGAGGCCCTGAAGGCCTTCCGGGAACGGGCCCTCACCCCGGAGGCCCCCGTCCTTCGGGGGAGCGCCCAGAACCCCGACCACTTCTTCCAAAACCGCGAGGCCAGCAACCCCTTCTACCTCCGGGCCCCGAAGGTGGTGGCGGAGGTCATGGAGGCCTTCGGCCGGGTCACGGGCCGGCCCTACCAGCCCTACCAGTACCTGGGCCACCCGGAGGCGGAGCGGGTGGTGGTGGTCATGGGCTCGGGGAGCCTGGCGGTGGAGGAGGCCCTGGAGTACCTCCTGAAGCGGGGGGAGCGGGTGGGGATGGTGCGGGTCCGCCTCTACCGGCCCTTCGGCCTCGAGGCCTTCCTGGAGGCCCTGCCCAAGACCGCACGCCGCATCGCCGTCTTGGACCGGGGCAAGGAGGCGGGGGCCTTGGGGGAGCCCCTTTTCCAGGACGTGGCCGCGGCCTTGGCCCTGGGCGGGCGGCAGGCCCTCCTGGTGGGGGGGCGGTACGGGCTTTCCTCCAAGGAGTTCACCCCCGCCATGGCCCTTGGGGTCTACGAGGAGCTGGCCCGGGAAAACCCCCGCCACGGCTTCACCGTGGGGATAGAGGACGACGTCACCGGGCTTAGCCTCCCCTACCCGGAGGTGGACTTTGAGGACCCCGGGTCCGTGCGGGCGGTCTTCTTCGCCCTGGGCTCCGACGGCACGGTGTCCGCCAACAAGAACACCATCAAGATCATCGGGGAGGAAACCCCCCTCTACGCCCAGGGCTACTTCGTCTACGACTCCAAGAAATCCGGCTCCCGCACCGTGAGCCACCTGCGCTTCGGCCCAAGGCCCCTACAGAAGCCCTACCTGATCCGGAAGGCCAGCTTTGTGGGCATCCACCAGTGGAGCTTCCTGGAGCGGGTGCCCATGCTGGACGTGGCCGAGGAGGGGGCCACCCTGCTCCTCAACGCCCCTTACCCCAAGGAGGAGGTCTGGGACCGCCTGCCCCGGCCCGTCCAGGAGGCCATCCTGGAGAAGGGGCTCAAGGTCTACGTCATCAACGCCTACGAGCTGGCCCGGCAGGTGGGCCTTCCGGGGCGCATCAACACCATCATGCAGGCCGCCTTCTTCAAGCTCTCGGGGGTCCTGCCCGAGGAGGAGGCCAAGGCCCGCATCAAGCGGGGCATTGAGAAGAGCTACGGCAAGCGGGGAAGGAGCGTTTTAGAGAAGAACTTCCGGGCGGTGGACCTGGGCTTTGAGCGGGTGGAACCCCTTCCCATCCCCGGGCGGGTGACCTCGAGCCAAGACCTCCTGCCCCCCATGGTGGGGGAGGCCCCTCCCTTCGTGCGGGAGGTGCTGGGGCCCATCGCCCTGGGGCTTGGGGACAAGCTCCCCGTCTCCGCCTTCCCCCCAGACGGCACCTTCCCCACGGGCACCGCCCGCTACGAGAAGCGGGGCATCGCCGAGTACGTGCCCACCTGGGACGAAGGGGTCTGCGTCCAGTGCGGGAAGTGCGTGCTGGTCTGCCCCCACAGCGTCATCCGGGCCAAGGTGGTCCCGGAGGAGGTCCTCCAGGGGGCCCCCGAGGGCTTCCGCCACCGGAAGGCCATGTGGCGGGAGCTTTCCGGGGCCTACACCCTGGCCATCTCCCCCGACGACTGCACGGGCTGCAGCCTCTGCGTGGAGGTCTGCCCGGCCAAGGACAAGACCAACCCCAGCCGCAAGGCCTTGAACATGGCCCCGAGGCTTCTGGTGCGGGAGGAGATGAACCGGCACTGGGACTTCTTCCTCAGCCTTCCCGAAACGCCCAGGGCGCCCCTAAAGCTCCACACGGTGAAGGACGTGCAGCTCCTCCCGCCCCTCTTTGAGTTCCCGGGGGCCTGCGCGGGGTGCGGGGAAACCCCGTACCTGAAGCTCCTTTCCCAGCTCTTCGGGGACCGCCTCATCGTGGCCAACGCCACCGGGTGCAGCTCCATCTACGGGGGCAACCTGCCCACCACCCCCTGGGCCAAGAACGCGGAGGGCCGGGGGCCCGCCTGGGCCAACTCCCTCTTTGAGGACAACGCGGAGTTCGGCCTCGGCATGCGCCTGGCCCTGGACAAGAAGGCGGAGTACGCCAGGCGCCTCCTTCCCGAGTTCCGGGAGGTGTTGGGGGCGGAACTGGTGGAAAGGCTCTTAGCCCAGGTGGGGCCTGAGGGGGTGGAGGAGAGGCGGAAGGACGTGGCCCTTTTAAGGGAGCGCCTTTCCTCCCTCCAAGACCCCAGGGCCCAGGACCTCCTGGCGGTGGCGGAAGCCCTCATCCCCCACACGGTCTGGATCGTGGGGGGGGACGGCTGGGCCTACGACATCGGGTATGGGGGGCTAGACCATGTGCTTGCCAGCGGGGCCAACGTCAAGGTCCTGGTCCTGGACACCGAGGTCTACTCCAACACCGGGGGCCAGGCCTCCAAGGCCACGGGGCTGGGGGCGGTGGCCAAGTTCGCCGCGGGGGGCAAGAAGACCCCCAAGAAGGACCTGGCCTTCATGGCCATGAGCTACGGGCACGTCTACGTGGCCCAGGTGGCCATGGGGGCCAACGACGCCCACACGGTGCGGGCCTTCCTCGAGGCCGAGGCCCACCCCGGCCCCGCTCTCATCGTGGCCTACAGCCACTGCATCGCCCACGGGATCGACATGGCCAAGGGCATGGAGCACCAGAAGATGGCGGAGCGCTCCGGCTACTGGCCCCTTTTCCGCTACCTCCCCGGCCAGGGCCTCTTCCTGGACTCCAAGCCCCCCACCCTTCCTCTAAGGGAGTACCTCTACGCGGAAAACCGCTACCGCCTGGTCCTCCAGACCCACCCCGAGGCGGCGGAGGCCCTGTTGGAGGAGGCGGAACGGGCGGTGCGGGCCCGCTGGGAGCGGCTTGAGCGCATGGCGGCGAAGGAGGTGACGGCGTGA
- a CDS encoding dihydroorotate dehydrogenase-like protein, with amino-acid sequence MNLKTTYLGLPLEHPLVASASPLTEKLDGFLRLEDGGASAIVMHSLFEEQVLHEEEALDHYLHYGHESYAEALSYFPRAHEYRLSPERHLDLLARAKERVSVPIIASLNGVSRGGWVEYARLLEEAGADALELNLYYIPTDPALSGAEVEAMYLDTIRAVVEEVRIPVAVKVGHAFTAFAHFAKRVEGTGAKGLVLFNRFYQPDIDLERLEYVPTLSLSRPYEALLRLHWIALLYGRVGLELALTGGVHSGREAAKGILAGAQVVMMTSAVLQQGPGHFRTVLGELRAFMEEKGYESLEEMRGAMSYQKVAEPAALERANYLKVLGSYRLLP; translated from the coding sequence GTGAACCTGAAGACCACCTACCTGGGGCTCCCTCTGGAGCACCCCCTGGTGGCCTCCGCCTCCCCCCTTACGGAGAAGCTGGACGGCTTCCTGCGCTTGGAGGACGGGGGGGCGAGCGCCATCGTGATGCACTCCCTCTTTGAGGAGCAGGTCCTGCACGAGGAGGAGGCCCTGGACCACTACCTCCACTACGGCCACGAGAGCTACGCCGAGGCCCTCTCCTACTTCCCCCGGGCCCACGAGTACCGCCTTTCCCCCGAGCGCCACCTGGACCTCCTGGCCCGGGCCAAGGAACGGGTTTCCGTGCCCATCATCGCCAGCCTGAACGGGGTGAGCCGGGGGGGGTGGGTGGAGTACGCCCGGCTCCTGGAGGAGGCGGGGGCGGACGCCTTGGAGCTCAACCTCTACTACATCCCCACCGACCCCGCCCTTTCCGGGGCCGAGGTGGAGGCCATGTACCTGGACACCATCCGGGCGGTGGTGGAGGAGGTGCGGATCCCCGTGGCCGTGAAGGTGGGGCACGCCTTCACCGCCTTCGCCCACTTCGCCAAGCGGGTGGAGGGCACGGGGGCTAAGGGCCTCGTGCTCTTCAACCGCTTCTACCAGCCGGACATAGACCTGGAACGGCTGGAGTACGTCCCCACCCTCTCCCTTTCCCGCCCCTACGAGGCCCTGTTGCGCCTCCACTGGATCGCCCTCCTCTACGGCCGGGTGGGGCTGGAGCTGGCCCTTACGGGGGGCGTGCACTCGGGGCGGGAGGCGGCCAAGGGGATCCTGGCCGGGGCCCAGGTGGTCATGATGACCTCCGCGGTGCTCCAGCAGGGCCCCGGCCACTTCCGCACCGTCTTGGGGGAGCTTCGGGCCTTCATGGAGGAGAAGGGGTACGAGAGCCTGGAGGAGATGCGGGGGGCCATGAGCTACCAGAAGGTGGCCGAACCCGCGGCCTTGGAGCGGGCCAACTACCTCAAGGTGCTGGGCTCGTATCGGCTTCTTCCTTGA